The following proteins come from a genomic window of Anaerolineae bacterium:
- a CDS encoding formylglycine-generating enzyme family protein: MKVNLSRILTIIASALILFTATPALSYVPDDLDFAPMGDGAVRTYTIPSINYKMVYIQPGTFMMGSPSNEPERDSDDRQHEVTLTKGFYMGATEVTQGQWREIMGNNPSKFKGDNLPVEQVSWNDCREFIRKLNSQEGGNKHRPPTEAEWEYACRAGSKTRFCFGDSDSRLGDYAWYSNNSSSKTHPVAEKKPNAWGLNVWEWCQDSCEYSGGVVTDTYRDGIEDPLCNSGSFRVYRGGSWDDNARFCLSAYRDSNTPDVRLSYLGFRLARTP, from the coding sequence ATGAAGGTAAATTTATCAAGGATTCTTACTATAATTGCTTCAGCCCTTATTCTTTTCACCGCAACCCCCGCCCTGTCCTACGTCCCTGACGACCTTGATTTTGCTCCCATGGGCGATGGCGCTGTCAGGACATATACAATTCCCTCAATCAATTACAAAATGGTCTATATCCAGCCGGGCACCTTCATGATGGGCAGCCCTTCAAATGAGCCGGAACGCGACAGTGATGATCGTCAGCATGAGGTTACTCTTACAAAAGGTTTTTACATGGGCGCGACAGAGGTTACTCAGGGACAGTGGCGAGAGATCATGGGAAACAACCCGTCGAAATTCAAAGGAGATAATCTGCCGGTGGAGCAGGTATCCTGGAACGACTGCCGGGAATTTATAAGGAAGCTGAACAGTCAGGAGGGCGGAAACAAACACCGTCCGCCTACCGAGGCTGAGTGGGAATATGCGTGCAGGGCAGGGAGCAAAACAAGGTTTTGCTTTGGTGACAGCGATTCAAGGCTGGGCGACTATGCCTGGTATTCTAACAACTCGTCATCAAAGACACACCCTGTTGCGGAAAAGAAGCCCAACGCTTGGGGTCTCAATGTCTGGGAGTGGTGTCAGGACAGTTGTGAGTATAGCGGTGGCGTTGTAACTGATACATATCGTGATGGTATTGAGGATCCGCTTTGTAACAGTGGCTCGTTCCGGGTGTATCGCGGTGGCAGCTGGGACGACAACGCGAGGTTCTGCCTGTCAGCGTATCGCGACAGCAACACCCCGGACGTCAGGCTCAGCTACCTGGGCTTTCGCCTCGCCAGGACACCTTAG